The nucleotide window AAGTGGGCCGAACTCGGCCTCGACTACCGGCTGGCGGACACCTGTCCGCCGTCACCGGCGCTGCTGGCCCGCGTCCAGCGCCAGTTCGCGGACCGGGGCCTGACGGTGTATTGATTACCGGCTGCGATCTGTCTCGGCCAAGCCACAGATCGACCCTCGCCAGCCCCCTGCGCTGGCGTCGCTGCCGGCACTTGTCCCAGTCTCTACCGGGCATGCGGCACGGCGGCTGTCGGCGCCCCCTCCTCCCCGGATTGCTTCCCTTTCCCGCTGCATGCGCTCACTCATTCATTTTGTAATTTATAAGTTACAATAAGGTGTGCATGGCCATGGAACTCCATCGTTATCAATGTCCCGATGGCACCATCCCGCTGACAAACTGGCTGGACGGACTACGGGATGCACGACTAAGAGCGAAGCTGGAAATCCGTTTCCGCAGGCTAAGTACAGGGTTGCTGGGTGACATCAAGCCTGTTGGCGAAGGGGTACTGGAACTCCGTGAGAATTGGGGTGCCGGTTACCGCGTCTACCTGGGCCGACATGGCACGCAGCTTGTCGTCCTGCTGTGTGGAGGCGACAAGCGCACCCAGGATGCAGATATCAGGCAGGCCAGAGAATACTGGCGAGACTGGAAGCAGAGGAATACATGAGTACAAAAAAGCATGTCGCTTCGGTACCTCACCATGAAGCAACACTCGCTGAACTGCGCACAGACCGCGCTTTTGCTGTCGAGTACCTGAGACTGGCACTGGAAGAACTGGATGATCCGGGCCACCGCGCGGCCGGCCTGCTGGCACTGCGCGATGTAGCGGAAGCGCATGGCGGACTGGCCGCCATTGCACAGGAAGCTGGTATTACCCGTGAGGCGCTGTACCGCGCCTTGTCGCCCAATGGCAACCCGACGCTGAAAACCCTGCTGGCTGTACTGCACGCAGTGGGAATGCGACTGTCTGTCGCGCCCGCTCCCGCGCACGACTGACATCACCCCGCCCGAAGCTGGCTATCCCGCTTTGTGGGTGAAAAGAGTGGCGTCAGGGCGGCATGAAAAAACCGCCCCCGGTTGAGACAGGAGGCGGTTTTTCGTATTGGTGCCCGAGGCCGGGGTCGAACCGGCACGACCGAAGTCGAGGGATTTTCTTGCCACTTCGGCTTTCGCCGCCAGCGCAAGCGCTGTTCGTGGTCTGGAGCACGCCTTCACCATAGCCTTGCGGCCACAGGTGCCCGCCGTCTGCTCTCTACACCTTCCCGCGAATCGGATGATCCGGGGCTTGGCTCGGCGTTGGCTCGGCTGCATGACAGCCAGGGCGTTCACCGAATTTGACGGGCGTCACCTTCGGGGTTTCCCCCGGAGGGCTCAAATTTTCAAGTCCCTTGTGTCTACCAGTTTCACCACTCGGGCTGGCAGGGGGCAGATTCTAACCGACCTGCCCATCGCCGGCAAAGACGCCGGCGTCGGGCAGATCAGCGTTCAGGCGCTCAGAAGGCCGGAACGATCGCGCCCTGGTACTTTTCCTGCAGGAATTTCTTCACGGCCGGGCTGGTCAGGGCAGCAGCCAGCTTCTTCATTGCCGGCGACTTGGCATTGTCCGGGCGGGCAACCAGGATGTTCACGTACGGCGACTGCTTGCCTTCGATCGCCAGCGCATCCTTGGTCGGGTTCAGCTTGGCGGCCAGCGCGTAGTTGGTGTTGATCAGCGCCAGATCGACCTGATCCAGCACGCGCGGCAGCGTGGCGGCTTCCAGTTCCTTGAACTTCAGGTTCTTCGGGTTGCTGGCGATGTCCTTGGGGGTGGCCAGGATGTTGCTCGGGTTCTTCAGCTTGATGACCTTGGCCTTGTCCAGCAGCAGCAGCGCGCGGCCACCATTGGTCGGGTCGTTCGGGATTGCGACCACGGCGCCGGACTTCAGGTCGGCCAGCTTCTTGATCCTGGTCGAGTAGGCGCCGAACGGTTCGACGTGCACGCCGACCACCGACACCAGATTGGTGCCCTTGCCCTTGTTGAACTCGTCCAGGTACGGCTTGTGCTGGAAGAAGTTGGCATCCAGGCGCTTCTCGGCGACCTGCACGTTCGGTTGCACGTAGTCGGTGAACACCTTGACTTCCAGATCGACGCCTTCCTTGGCCAGGACCGGCTTGACGAATTCGAGGATTTCCGCGTGCGGCACGGCGGTGGCAGCCACGGTCAGTTTGTCAGCGGCGTGAACCTGGAACGCGGCGACGGTAGCGAGTACAGCGAGCAGTTTTTTCATGACAAGCCTTTTTGGGACGAGAGAGGACACCCGGTCCCACGGACCGGGGGACAGAAAAACGGTTATTTGCGGGAGAAATGCTGGACCAGGCGGTCGCCGATCATCTGCAGCACCTGCACCATGATCAGCAGCAGGACCACGGTGACGATCATCACGTCAGTCTGGAAGCGCTGGTAGCCATTGCGCACCGCCAGATCGCCGAGGCCACCGCCGCCAACCAGGCCGGACATGGCCGAGTACGACACCAGGGTGATGGCAGTCACGATCACGCTGGCCAGAATGCCCGGCAGCGCTTCTGGCAGCAGAGCGTTGATCACGATCTGCCGGGTGGTCGCGCCCATGGCCTGCGACGCCTCGATAATGCCGCGGTCGACTTCGCGCAGCGCCGTTTCCACCAGCCGGCCGAAGAACGGCGTGGCACCGACCACCAGCGGCGGAATGACGCCGGCCACGCCGATCGAGGTGCCGGTCAGCAGCACTGTCAGCGGAATCATCGCAATCAGCAGAATCACGAACGGCAGCGAACGCAGCAGGTTGGTGATGAACGACAGCATCGAATACAGCCGCGGGCTGTCGAGCAGTTGCTGCTTGCTGGTCAGGAACAGCAGCACGCCCAGCGGCAGCCCGAACACCACGGTAAACACCAGCGACACCGCCACCATGATTGACGTGTCCTCGGTCGCCAGCCAGATATCCATCCAGTCGACATTGGTAAACAGATCGGCAAACATCGCGTTCATGCGCGCAGTTCCTCCACAATCACGCCGAATTCGGCAATCTGACGCAACGCGGCATCCTGGTCCCCCCCCGACAGCGCCAGAATCATCTGGCCATACGGGGTGTCCTTGATGCGGTCGATGCGGCCGGACAGGATGCTGAAGTCCATCCCGGTACTGCGCGCGACCTGGACCAGCACCGGGTCATAGGTGCTTTCACCACGGAAGGTCATGCGCACGATGCGGCCCGGCACCTGGGCGAAGTCGGCGTACTGTTCGTTCTCGTCGACATGCTCGGTTTCCTGCACGAAACGCCGCGTGGTCGTGTGCTGCGGGTGCAGGAACACGTCGGCGGCATTGCCGCTCTCGACCACCTGACCACGATCCAGCACCGCGACCTTGTCGCAGATGCGGCGGATCACGTCCATTTCATGCGTAATCAGCACGATGGTCAGCCCGAGTTCGCGGTTGATCTCCGCCAGCAGTTGCAGCACCGACTGGGTGGTTTCCGGGTCCAGCGCGCTGGTCGCTTCGTCACACAGCAGGATTTTCGGGTCGGTTGCCAGCGCGCGGGCGATGCCGACGCGCTGCTTCTGCCCGCCGGACAGCTGGTTCGGATACTTGTCGGCCTGTTCGCGCAGTCCGACCCGGTCGAGCAGTTCCAGGACCCGCTTGCGGATCTCGTCCCGGGACCGGGTGCCGCTGATCTTCAGCGGAAAGGCCACGTTGTCGGCCACCGTCTTTGACGACAGCAGGTTGAAATGCTGGAAGATCATGCCGACACGCTGACGCAGCCGGCGCAGTCCTGCCGCATCGAGTGCGGTCACGTCCTCGCCGTCGATAACGACCCGGCCGGCAGTCGGACGCTCCAGCAGATTGATCAGCCGGACCAGGGTGGATTTGCCCGCACCGGAACGGCCGATGATGCCGTAAATCTCCCCGTCCTCGATCGACAGCGTGGTCCGGGCTACTGCCTGGAACGTGCCGCCGTCAGGCCGGGTGTAGGTCTTTTCGACCTCGATTAGTTCAATCATGCTCACACTTTCCGTGCCGGTCCGGCACGGCCTGAAATACAAAAGCCCGCCGATGACGATCATGGCGGGCTTCAAGAACGGCTGGCACTGGGGGCGCAATAGGCACCCCTGACGCTTTAGCAGTTTTTACGCCCGCAAGCTGTGATCAAATCGGCGTAGAAGAATGCGGCTATCGTGCCGCGTCGCTTCTATATTGTCAAATTCAAATATAACAGATGTTTATAACAAAAATGTTCTTTAGAACCGGATTTACTGTGCATCAGTGCCCAAAGCTGAACGGCGAACGCACATAGAACGGATCAAGCGCATCGAAACGACGCTTGCCCTGTCGGCGCGGCACGCGCTTTTCCAGTCGGTCCATGGCCTTGTACGCAAACCAGACCCACAGCGGCATCAAGAAGAAATAACCCAAAACGATATAAGCGATAACGGTCGCCATGATTTCCTACCTCCTGCGGCGAATTATCTCAAAAATCAGTCGCTTACTCGTCCATGACAAGGACAAGGATTTATGTTTCCGCGACCTGGCCCGGGTAGCGCTGGCGCTCGGGCACCGCTCCGGTACCCTGCCGCCTGCCCTTGCCCGGAGAATCCGATGATACTGCGCGCCGGCCTTTCCCTCGTCGCCATCCTCATGCTGTCTGCCTGTGCCGCTCCCCCGTCACCTCGTGCCACCCCGGTCGCCGATGAGGCACTCACCTTCGTGACCACGCCGGATTGCGCCCCCGGCACAGTCACTATCGGTTTTGCCGGCGACCGCATGCGGATGACGACGGCCTCGCGCCATTACACGCTGCACGAAACGCCCACGGCGCACGGCATGCTGTTTGTGGCCGAGGATGACCCGCACACCTCGTTCTGGAGCGAGGATGGCAGCGCGCTGGTCATGGTGCGCGGCAAGCATTATGCAACCTGCCGGATGGACAGGCCGAAGCCGTATCGTGCCAGTGGCAACGAACCGGGCTGGTTGCTGGATCTGCACTTCGACGGCCCCGGTCTGCGTTTTTCGACCGCCCGGGGAGATATCCGGGTAAAGCTGCCGACACCCGAAGCGGTGCGCAGCGGCACCCGCACCCGCTATGCCGGCCATGCCGACGGCACACCGCTGATCGTGGATATCAGCGAGCAGCGCTGCCTCGACAGCATGAGCGGCATGCCGTATCCGGACACGGTACAGGTCCGCCATGGTGACCAGCGCTTTATCGGCTGCGGCGGCGATCCGGCCTCGCTGCTGCAGGGCGGGGAATGGCTGGTCGAGGATATCGCCGGTCGCGGGCTGATCGATGCCTCACATGTCACGATCGACTTCGGCGAAGACGGCCGCCTGTCCGGCCAGGCTTCCTGCAACAGCTATGTCGGCGGTTACCAGATCGGTGGCGAAACCCTGCGCATCCCGCTGGCAATGACGACCATGATGCACTGTGCCCCGGCACTGATGCAGCAGGAAGAGCACTTCCTCAGCCTGCTGCGGCAGGTTCGCTGGTTCGAGTTCGACGCCGACGGGGCGCTGATTCTGGTCACCGAAAGCCATGAGCGCCTGATTGCCCGCCGGGCGTAGCACTGCATACCGTAGTGAGTTCAGATGGCAAGACGGGAATTGACAGCATTTATTGATAATCATTACCATTCGCGTTTTTACCATACAAAAAACTGCAAATGGCATCTTCCGGACCGTTCCCCGCCTTTACCCTGTCACCGCTGGCCCTGGGCCTGATGTTGCTGCCCTCCTTCGTCCACGCCGACAGCGACACTGTCCTGGAAACGGTCACCGTCAGCAGCGAACAGCCGCTGGCCGATCCGCGCCTGCCCGAGGTCACCACCGCCACCCGCACCCGCACACCGGCGCGCTACGTGCCGCAGGCGATCGATGCCGTCGCGGTCAAAAACCTCGATGCCTATGGCCAGACCGACCTCAGCCAGGCACTGACGGGAGTGCCGGGGGTCGACGCCAGTGGCGACACCCGTTTCGACAGCGTCTCGATCCGCGGCTTCAGCGCGGCCAACGATCTGTATCTGGACGGCTTTCGCGATGACATGCAGTACAGCCGCGACCTCGGCAATATCGAGCGGGTCGAGGTGCTGAAAGGCCCGGCCGCCGTGCTCTATGGCCGGGGCAGCAGTGGCGGCATCGTCAACCGGGTCAGCAAAAAGCCGCAGCCGGGTCTGCCGTCCAGCGTCTCGGCCCGGGTCGGCAGCGAAGGGTTGTGGCGCCTGCAGGCTGACCTCAATGGCAGCCTGTCCGATGACATTACCGTACGCCTGAACGCCGCGCAGGAAGAGTCCGACAGCTTCCGGGGTGACGCGTTGCACAGCCGCCGCCAGTTGTTTGCCCCGTCGCTGAACTGGCGCCTGACCCCGTCTCTCAACTGGCTGGTGCAGTACGAGTACGGGCTGTACGACCGCACGCCGGACCGCGGGATTCCCGGCATCAACGGCCGTCCGGCCGATGTGGCGCTGGATACCGTGTACGGCAATGCGGCACGCGACTACATCCGCGATGAAACACAGTCGCTGCGTTCGCGCCTCAGCTACGACCTGAACGAGCACTGGCAGTTGCGCCACCTGCTCGGCGTCATCAGGCTGGACAGCGATTTCGACAACACCTACCAGACCGGCGTCAGCGGCAACCGGGTCACGCGTCAGCGCTGGATCCAGGATCTGAACGCCCTGAACATCACCAGCAACTTCGAGGCCGAGGGCCAGTTCACCACTGGCCCGCTGGCCCACCAGTTGCTGGCCGGGATTGAAATCGGCAAGCAGAAGCGTGATCCGAAGCTGTACCAGAACGCCAGCCCGGTGCCGTCACTGTCGATCACCGACCCCGATACCCGATTGCAGTACAACGGGGCGATGAAAATCAACAGCGACAACCAGCACCGGGTCGATACCCGGGCACTGTACCTGCAGGACCAGTTGAGCCTCGGCCTGTGGAAGCTGCTGGCCGGGCTGCGCTACGACCGCTTCGACATCGACAGCAGCAACCAGCTGAACGGCAAGTCGGAAAGCCGCTCCAGCCATTCGCTGAGCCCGCGCATCGGGCTGGTATGGACACCGCTGCGCGACCACTCGTTCTATGCGTCGTACAGCAAGACGTTCGCTCCGGCTGGCGGCGGCACCATCGGCATCACGCCGGGGGTGACAAGCAATGCACTCGATCCGGAGTACACACGCCAGTATGAGACCGGGGTAAAAAGCGACTGGCTGGACGGCAAGCTGTCGAGCACGCTGTCGCTGTACTCGCTGGAGCTGTACAACCGCCGCACCACCGACCCGAATGATCCGTCCCGGGTGGAACTGACCGGCCTGCAGCGCACGCGCGGCATGGAACTGACGCTGACCGGCCGTCTGGTCGGCGACTGGTATGCACGCGGCGGCCTTGCCCTGCAGAACCCGGAGGTCGTCCGTGCCGAGGCCAACCGCCAGGGCAAGCGCCCGGCCAATGTGTCGCGCCATAACGGCAGCCTGTTCGTCGGCTTCGCCCCCGAGAACGGCTGGTATGCCGAAACCGGCGTAACCGCCGTCGGCCAGCGCTACGCCGACACCGCCAACAGCGTGCTGCTGCCCGGCTATGGCCGCTGGGATGCGCGCGCCGGCTATCGCACCAGAAGCTGGGATGTGGAAGCCGCCGTCACCAACCTGACCGACCACCGCTATTACGCCAGCGCCACCAGCGCCGCACAGATCCAGCCCGGCGCCCCGCGCGCGTTTCTGCTGAGCAGCAACTATCGGTTCTAGTTTCTCTCTGCCAGTCGTTCAAATGCCCTCCTGCGCAAGCAGGAGGGCACATTCGCGCGTTGTCAGGATTTATCGCGAGCAGGCATTGAACCTGATAGCATTCCGGCCCCGACG belongs to Microvirgula aerodenitrificans DSM 15089 and includes:
- a CDS encoding type II toxin-antitoxin system RelE/ParE family toxin — encoded protein: MELHRYQCPDGTIPLTNWLDGLRDARLRAKLEIRFRRLSTGLLGDIKPVGEGVLELRENWGAGYRVYLGRHGTQLVVLLCGGDKRTQDADIRQAREYWRDWKQRNT
- a CDS encoding addiction module antidote protein; the protein is MSTKKHVASVPHHEATLAELRTDRAFAVEYLRLALEELDDPGHRAAGLLALRDVAEAHGGLAAIAQEAGITREALYRALSPNGNPTLKTLLAVLHAVGMRLSVAPAPAHD
- a CDS encoding MetQ/NlpA family ABC transporter substrate-binding protein, which codes for MKKLLAVLATVAAFQVHAADKLTVAATAVPHAEILEFVKPVLAKEGVDLEVKVFTDYVQPNVQVAEKRLDANFFQHKPYLDEFNKGKGTNLVSVVGVHVEPFGAYSTRIKKLADLKSGAVVAIPNDPTNGGRALLLLDKAKVIKLKNPSNILATPKDIASNPKNLKFKELEAATLPRVLDQVDLALINTNYALAAKLNPTKDALAIEGKQSPYVNILVARPDNAKSPAMKKLAAALTSPAVKKFLQEKYQGAIVPAF
- a CDS encoding methionine ABC transporter permease, whose translation is MNAMFADLFTNVDWMDIWLATEDTSIMVAVSLVFTVVFGLPLGVLLFLTSKQQLLDSPRLYSMLSFITNLLRSLPFVILLIAMIPLTVLLTGTSIGVAGVIPPLVVGATPFFGRLVETALREVDRGIIEASQAMGATTRQIVINALLPEALPGILASVIVTAITLVSYSAMSGLVGGGGLGDLAVRNGYQRFQTDVMIVTVVLLLIMVQVLQMIGDRLVQHFSRK
- a CDS encoding NIL domain-containing protein, encoding MTFRGESTYDPVLVQVARSTGMDFSILSGRIDRIKDTPYGQMILALSGGDQDAALRQIAEFGVIVEELRA
- a CDS encoding META domain-containing protein yields the protein MILRAGLSLVAILMLSACAAPPSPRATPVADEALTFVTTPDCAPGTVTIGFAGDRMRMTTASRHYTLHETPTAHGMLFVAEDDPHTSFWSEDGSALVMVRGKHYATCRMDRPKPYRASGNEPGWLLDLHFDGPGLRFSTARGDIRVKLPTPEAVRSGTRTRYAGHADGTPLIVDISEQRCLDSMSGMPYPDTVQVRHGDQRFIGCGGDPASLLQGGEWLVEDIAGRGLIDASHVTIDFGEDGRLSGQASCNSYVGGYQIGGETLRIPLAMTTMMHCAPALMQQEEHFLSLLRQVRWFEFDADGALILVTESHERLIARRA
- a CDS encoding TonB-dependent receptor codes for the protein MASSGPFPAFTLSPLALGLMLLPSFVHADSDTVLETVTVSSEQPLADPRLPEVTTATRTRTPARYVPQAIDAVAVKNLDAYGQTDLSQALTGVPGVDASGDTRFDSVSIRGFSAANDLYLDGFRDDMQYSRDLGNIERVEVLKGPAAVLYGRGSSGGIVNRVSKKPQPGLPSSVSARVGSEGLWRLQADLNGSLSDDITVRLNAAQEESDSFRGDALHSRRQLFAPSLNWRLTPSLNWLVQYEYGLYDRTPDRGIPGINGRPADVALDTVYGNAARDYIRDETQSLRSRLSYDLNEHWQLRHLLGVIRLDSDFDNTYQTGVSGNRVTRQRWIQDLNALNITSNFEAEGQFTTGPLAHQLLAGIEIGKQKRDPKLYQNASPVPSLSITDPDTRLQYNGAMKINSDNQHRVDTRALYLQDQLSLGLWKLLAGLRYDRFDIDSSNQLNGKSESRSSHSLSPRIGLVWTPLRDHSFYASYSKTFAPAGGGTIGITPGVTSNALDPEYTRQYETGVKSDWLDGKLSSTLSLYSLELYNRRTTDPNDPSRVELTGLQRTRGMELTLTGRLVGDWYARGGLALQNPEVVRAEANRQGKRPANVSRHNGSLFVGFAPENGWYAETGVTAVGQRYADTANSVLLPGYGRWDARAGYRTRSWDVEAAVTNLTDHRYYASATSAAQIQPGAPRAFLLSSNYRF